From Impatiens glandulifera chromosome 7, dImpGla2.1, whole genome shotgun sequence:
tttaaaaaaaactttaacaatttatttataaattttatattttactataatattttttttattatttaatttaatatgaacaaaaataaaattaataattttttattcataacttataataatattatagtaatagtaattaacattgttttgtctaatattttattattattattttggtgattaatgaatgaatttttattattatttaaatattaattaatttatttttatgttaaataatttttattattgaaaatataattattgagactaaacaattttaaaataattaataattaatgttaatataagaaaaaaaataaaataaataaaaaaaataaaattaaaataattaataacgaatggccatatatatatatatataataaaattaaaataattaataataaatactcatataaaaataaaaaaatatttatgaaaaggATAAAAGGAaagaattcatttattaatgaaagataatgagagaaaaatatattaatatttaattaataaatatataaattaaaaaatgaaaaataattatactttattAAAAGATGCTAAATGAatcaatttttgataatatgcATGTTTAAATGAACCTTTATTAGTGCATACGTTCAAaacttttttctaattttgaataCTACAagtctatatatatttgatacgTTAAAATGAGTTAgttatataagtttatttatttatttatttattttataattttaaaaagttaatttaaaaaataatatataatttttttgttatgaaaacgtataaaaaaatattagatgtaTATAGACCCAATTTATATAAGCATGATGATTTGGAAcccatttaattaattaaaggttGAATTTTGAATGAATCAAATTAAGCTCTGTGGGCATGGCAAACAAAATTGACAATTCCTAGAGTTGACCTTTAACAGgcatcaaaacaaaacaaaatagacAAACTCTTTGTTATCTTTTAATATAAGGCAGGCATTCAAAACAGGATTTGATCATGTTTAACTTGCATTTCACGCGGCCACCCAGCTTGGAATTGGTTTTTAGAAACCCACCAACCCAACTCTTCTCCTTATAAATTGAGTATTATCTTTCAAACTCTCTCATCAATCATCCCTTTTCTAAGTCCATCACATCTCTTCCTATCTTTCATTTCAAGGAATTCCTCTTATCTACAAAACAAGAAAAGGGAAAAATCATCTTGTTAATTACTTGATTGCAATGGCTTCACCCACCCCTCCCAATCCCATGCTTGTTTCCATCTTGTTCTTTATATCCTTATTTATAGTGAGCAACTCCTTGACTACTACCTTTTATGATAGTACGTGCCCAAATGCTCTTAGTACCATCCGAACATCCATCAGGCAAGCTGTATCTCGTGAGCGTCGCATGGCAGCGTCCCTTATTCGCCTACATTTTCACGATTGTTTTGTACAGGTAATTTCCCatgaatatgaattatttaacaTTAGTTATATGTTGTCCGCCGCATTGTAAATATAACTTCCATATGGGTATATACAGGGATGTGATGCTTCTGTCTTACTCGACGAAAACACAACCCCCACGAGTGAGAGAAACGcaatacaaaacaaaaattcTGCTAGGGGATTCAATGTTATTGATGCGGCCAAGGCTCAAGTCGAGCAAATTTGTCCTGGAATTGTTTCGTGTGCAGATATACTTGCAGTAGCTGCGAGAGATGCTTCAGTTGCAGTGAGTCTATAATTCAAACCTTTGCTTGTGAATATTTTGAGATAACTTGTTAATCAGAATGATTGTTAATGAATCAGGTGGGTGGTCCAACATGGAAGGTAAAACTTGGAAGAAGAGACTCCACCACTGCAAATTTAGCCGAAGCTATAAGAGATCTTCCATTATTTACAAGCACCCTACGTGAACATATTGAAAACTTCGACAAGAAAGGTCTCAATGAAAGAGATATGGTGGCCTTATCCGGTTCGCACACCATTGGACAAGCCCAATGTGTCACTTTTCGAGACAGAATATAAAATGGAACAAACATTGATGATAATTTTGCAAGAACTCGACAACGTCGATGTCCTAACAACCAACAAGAGGGCAACGGGAATTTGGCACCACTTGATTTAGTCACACCTAATTCTTTTGACAACAACTACTTCAAGAATTTAATTCAAAGAAAAGGTCTTCTCCAATCCGATCAGATATTGTTTAGCGGTGGTTCTACCGATAACATTGTGACAGAATATAGTCGCAACCCTGCAAAATTTAGTGTTGATTTTGCATCAGCTATGGTGAAGATGGGAGACATCAAACCAACCACAGGACAAAATGGGATCATTAGAAGGGTGTGCAGCAACTTGAATTAAGCCTTGAACACTACAATTAATAGTTTTCGTGTTGctattcttttattcattattgttTCTTATGTTTGCAATGTTaatgtcatttatttatataacactTTCTCTGTTGTTAATAAAATcaattgtattttatatttgcACTAAGGCttcatttgtttattaaatgGAAACATATTATTGTAGTAGATTAATGATTATTTGGGGTATGAAATAGGGATTTGTCATGGATCAACTACTAGTGTGAGGGCAATCCTTGATGCAATAGCATGTGAAGAAACGAAAATCGCCACTGGTAAAGCCCTCATTCTTGCACACACCACTGCAGTTCTTGTTGAAGCACAGCCCATAGTATAACTGACTTTTCGACACACAACTCCTTAGCGACCCAAACATGGTCATCTTGTTCGACGTCCCCTCAGCCACTGTCcaatacaataatattaatgataattataggAATATTGAGACAGTGACACAACAAATATTACTAACCATTAATTTCTATGATAGGAATAACCATGACTATAATACATGCACGACATGATCAGATTCTTTGAATGTGCCATTTTCAGCTCCAACCGACCGACAGATCGAGAGAGATGAACTCTAATGGATTTAGTTTGCTCACCCAGTTTATcaacttgatatatatatatatatatatatatatatatatatatatatatatatatactctaaaCATAGGATAGGTCTTTTGGTATACAAAGTAATATGGATGTAGATACCATATCCTATTAACTCTTTTTCACATGTTCAACCATCAACAGATAGATGTATGGTAAGAGTTAAAAAATTTGCCACGGAGGTCATCAGTTAAGGTTGAAGtcgatcatatataaataatattgggTTCTTGTAGACATACAAGTTTTCAATGGATCATGATCGAATGATCTATGTACTTGTCAACAGATAATGTTTAGtgtctatcgagagataggatttgaatgaatcatgtacgaatgatctcgggTTTTTGTCgataaaaaagatttttaacggatcatgtacaaatgatctctGTACTTGTCAACCGACAAGGTTTAGTacatattgagagatagggttttgatacctattaacaaatagaaGTCTaaacggaatcgtgtacgaacgatttctcgtacttatcgacatataggattttgaatgaatcatgtacgaatgatctcggaATCTTATCGACATTCAATACTTTTAACaaatcatgtacaaatgatctctGCACTTATTAGCAAACAAGGTTTAGTAtttattgagagatagagttttgatacTCTAGAGGTCTAAACGGAATCATGTATCATGAACAATTACCAACCATTCATGTACTTGTTATATTTATCCACTTAtatgaacttatttttttacttttttttaatttcattcacTCTATTCACtctctttttcatatttttattagaagatgttcatCAATTGGTCATCaacattaaaatttcaaacattttatataacatccaaataacaatatatttatactatatatctcatttatttatatatatataaatactgttggacaaagaaaaaaattaataatcttaaaatcccagaagacacaaaaagattaataattcaaattttacaaaattcagAATCTAAAGAATCTGATTCAGATTAAATGATTAGTGATTCTGAAATAGATAATCTAGATAATGAAAACATTTCTGAATTAAGCTCAGAAGACTTTGAATGTGAGCCTTGCCGATCAGGATTAAATTGTCCTAAATTAGAAACAAAAAACCTAGATCGAGatcaaaatattgacaaatcagaattatatggaatcatatctcaattttcagatatgaaagttaatgttttaacatcaaatcatgctttcgaattattaaaaactattaaaGACCCAGAATTAAGAATGCAGATCATAAATCAGTTTAATTCTGAAGAATGAACTTCATCCTCTAAAGAAGAAGAGGCAGAAGAAAAGAgattaaatcataataaatcaTACACTATGAGTGAAGTAATGAACCAACTTAGACACAAGAttcaaaacaaagaagagaataCAACTCTCACAAAtctttataaagaaattaataatttaaaaaaagaaattaagatattaaaaaggAATAATATTATACAAGAATCCAGAATAACTAAGCTAGTGGATAAACCTCacgaaaataatgaatataatgacaacaaaacataaattgaagaaaatatcttctcagaaaattttttatccacaatagaaatggttaaatcccaaaaatggcacataaaaatatctctcctaatagataatcattatacaaGGTCATTTACTGCCATTGTTGATAGCAGAGcagatttaaattttattcaagaAGGACTAATCCCTACtaggtattttcataaaactaaCCATACCTTGTGGCATGCATGTGGAGATAAactccaaatccaatataagtTTCCAAACTCCAAATGTACTGATAATAAGTGAATTCCTCAAAGTTTTATACATGctaaagatatatcaaatcaGGTCATACTTGGAACCCCATTTTTAAACACCATCTACCCTATTAAGATGATTGATAATAAAGGTATTACAGGAACTTTCcagaaacatgatatttttttagaatttattgtGGAGCCACTTACTAAAATGttacatagtatatatgataatatcaaagcaaaacaagatcaaatatactttccaaaacaataaataagtcttataacaatagatgaacaactagaaaattctaaattacaagaaaaaatagctCTGTTAAAAGACCAactttcaatagatatttgtaatgaacatcCTAATGCATTCTGGGATAGAAAGAAATATATAGTTTCACTACCTTATGAGGAatcttttaatgaaaagaatattcctacaaaggcaagaccttgccaaatgaattcagaatatctAGAATTATGTAAAAAGGAGATAGATGCGTTATTACAGAAGGGGTTAATAAGTCCATCACAATCACCCTGGTCATGTACGACTTTCTATGTAAATAAACATTCAAAAATCGAAAGAGACGTGTCAAGGTTAGTAATAAACTACAAACCCTCAACAAggtattaaaatggattaggCATCCAATTCCTAATAAAAAGGATCTATTAGATAGGCTATATGATAGTTTAATATTCTCAAAGTTTGACTTAAAATCATGATATTGgcaaattcaaattga
This genomic window contains:
- the LOC124909702 gene encoding lignin-forming anionic peroxidase-like; translation: MASPTPPNPMLVSILFFISLFIVSNSLTTTFYDSTCPNALSTIRTSIRQAVSRERRMAASLIRLHFHDCFVQGCDASVLLDENTTPTSERNAIQNKNSARGFNVIDAAKAQVEQICPGIVSCADILAVAARDASVAVSL